The Rhodamnia argentea isolate NSW1041297 chromosome 10, ASM2092103v1, whole genome shotgun sequence sequence ttgttcaattaagaatataggtgGAACCTGTTTAGATCTTGGAACCaaccctagaacccgtgacggGATAGGTTCCGAATAGTTTTTAAATTCCAGGTGAAACTTATACGATTGTACAGAACTTGAAATCGCTCACAACTGGGTGCATCAAATAACTTGTTCCCCACTTCTTAGTCAATATCGTCTTGCACAAGTGGCGGGAAAAGTTCGCTGTCATCTCTTCTCGTGTGTTTTGGGCGACTACCTTGGGACTTGGTTGGACGGTGAATATTCACGATGTCTGGGAATGGGGCTGCCCAAACTTTGTCTTTGGCGTCCTGAGAGCTTAGGATTCGAGAAACTATTGCCTTGATCTATCCTATTGTTAACCACCAAATCCAGTAATCATGAACAATAATGAGAGACACATCAAGCcctacaaggaaaaaaaaaaagccatttcCATTCGGTTACTATCTTACAATTATTTCTATCCATCACGTTTTATTTATCTTCGTGTTTAGTATAGCCAACTCTTTGTAAGAGACAAATAGTATAGTTTGATCCGTTACTTGAGATAGGTTGAGGAAGATAACTCGATGTAGAGAGGATCGACAACTGCTTGGCTTGATTATCAATAACTACatgatattaaaatattattaaaagttgtcgATATCAGATGTGGCAGTGCCACGTAGGAGAGCCGGTGTCGGCTTCGGTGATTTCCAActaataggactgaattgacaaaatgtgaaattttttaggattaaattaataaacttaaaatttttatgattgaaattggcaaaaatgcgaaagtttaggattttttaacaattttccttGCAACGAAGCTAGACTCTCGAGAATGCAATTACAATCATACCtaaaagtgttaaatttgtgaGTGGTTGTACTTGTTGGGCTATAAATATTGGCAACATCAGATCTTTTGGCCTTATGAAACGAGGGCTGCGGTTAGCTCATCTGCCTTCCGGCACTAGGTCTTTTAAGATGGGTCCTGAACTTCCTTACTTTACGAGGACACCTAACTAAATTCAAGTTCTCCTTAATTATTGGGGTATCATGAATGCATAACTTCCCAGATGTTTTGAATTGATACACTCACAATTTGTCCTTTCATCTTCCATGCACATTTGTCATTTCTAGCCTTTTACTTTCAGATCACTACTTCAAAAGACAAATCATTTCCTGTCAGAAATCACCGCGGAATCAATCTTCACACAAAATCGagaataaactttttgatggAACACTTTTGTTTGTATCTTGACCACTCACCATCCCCTCGGATTAACAAATGTCTTCCACACATGGAATGTCAAACACTTCAGCCAAGTCTCATAACAACACACAAGATTGAATTTAACTCCACCAGGAAACAATTGACtttcggaaaaattatcaaaaaagtatacttttatcaattcaattttaaactttttaattttgttatttcAATCTTGAACCTTTTCTATTTATATCAATACAAtcctaaaacctttttttttgtgtcaattcagccctgaaccttttgtatttgtgccaatttaatccatcgGGCCAACTTTGATCACCTGGCGCTAACGGggcaatttctaataatattatttcaaattattattttttattattttttcttttttatggttcatcttcttcctctagccatcTCCGGCCACCGGtgttgccgccgccgtcgccgtcgccgtcgccgtcgccgccgttGCCGCCGTCGCCGGGCAAGCTCGGCTTTGCATagccatggtgttgccaaatcTAGGTGAGCTCGAAACTATCTCGGCCATGGTGTCGCCATCAccgggcgaggccgagctcgccAAACGATGCCGGCGCCAGTGGCCAACGAGGTCAAGCTTCATTGGCTAGAGGAAagagataaacaaaaaaaaaaatcttgaaaaaaatattaaaatattatcaaacaTTATCCCATTAGTGCCGGCCGGTGTCCATGCTAGAGTCgatcggtcaaaattggttggatggactgaattgacacaaatgtagaaggtttatgacttaattagcaaaaaaaaaaaaaaaggcttagaccgaattgacacaaatacaaaatatttaggatcgaattgacaaaattaaaaggtttaaaacataattgataaaaatgtaataggtttagatttttttttggacaattttccctattttaTCTTGTGACTAGAATCTCTTTTCTTTGAGCAGTCTCTCCGGTTTTCCACTTCGTCCAATCAAAGCCCTTGAAATGACAGACCCAACATCTCTCACAGCCAGTTGTCCCTTATCATGCAAAGACTCTTCCCACTAGGGAAGAGAAGCCATCCTCAGGATTGGAGAAAGACTCTACACCAGATTGCGGGCGTGGCGTATAATAAAGGCAGGGGTAACCCCCGGGTACCGATTCAATGCAACTCCTCCTAAATTAGCTGTGTTTCGCAATGCCCGCCCGCCCCACGTACGTCCAAACCAGCAAAGTCTCCTGCTTTCCATTTTCCTAGAGAAAGCAAAGACACGTGGAAGACCAGCGAGTCTGCTCAAGAGCAGGGTCTTGAGTACGTGCGGGACGCTTACCAAGTTCCGCTTAGCGATCGCCCTAGCTTATTTCCTGATACGGCCGACGTGCCTCTCATTGATCTAGGCGGGCTGTGGAAGGATCCTGCGCGACGGCCCGCAGTCTTCAAGGACATAGGGAATGCTTGTCGCTGCTCCGGCTTCTTCCAGGTAAGCATGGATGTGTGCAGATAGTAAAGATTGATAAATATATCCACTATTGGACGTTAATAAGCTGATGTGTTACGATTCTGTTCCATACTAGAATTTGCTTTCCTAAGTGTCCTGACCATTAAATTACCTCAATAGCGACGCACGCTTCGTGTGGAAAGAGATTGTGAACCACGGTATCTGCCAAACCGTGATGGACGAAGCCCTTCATGCAGCATCCAGCTTTTTAGGCCTGCCAGCCGAGGAGAAGATGAAGTACATGTCGAGCAACGTGCACGAGCCGGTGAGGTACGCGACGAGTCTGAAGGACGGGATCGACAAAATACAGTTCTGGAGGGTCTTCCTCGAGCATTACGCGCATCCGCTGGAGCACTGGATGGGTCATTGGCCAGAGAATCCCCCTCATTATCGATACCGTCTCTTTCACCTTCCGTTCGATGAATGCGGATGAATTGTTCCTTGCGTATGGAAATGAACAGGGCCATACGTTCGGACCGACCGGACTAGGAGGACACATGTCACGTGTTGGCCAGGGTGATGTCGTGTGGCACAGTGTGGTTTTCGGTCATATGCTTAAATGATACAAAGGGTGCCGCCGCTTGACAGCTGACATGTTGATTTTGTATCTCTGGGAGGTTGTCTCGCTACTATTAAATAAACGGTGAGAAGAATGTAGTCACGGACGACTCCTTTTGGGATTCAGAACATAGAGGCAAAAAGTGTGCTCGCGTCACATAAATATTCATAGCCGCACTCGCACTCGCACTCGCTACCGCAATCTTAAAGCCAACCATTTTGCATAACGTTAGAGGTGAAGCAAAGTAGAGTAATGAGGAGTGAGCGGTGCTCCAACTAAAGCTTTTTAAAACGATAGTCCTATTGACATCATGTAACTAAATCTTGAGGTGCTTAGAGCCCGGAATTCGATTGTGGTCAAAATGCATGCATTTAGGAGTGGGACAGTTGGACGCATTTCGGACATGCCGATCAGGACAAGTAGAATGCAAACGTTCCATGTAGTTTGAGCCTTCGAGTCGAGTCGACGGGCCGCGACTCTAAGTTTATATCCAGCTGATATCGTTTCTCATGATTGTATTagggagaagatggggaaatTTTGCGCTGAAGCGAGGAACTTGACGGTGAAGCTGATGGAGGCCATCACGGAGGGTCTGGGACTAGGACCCTCTTATCTGACCTCTAAAATGGAAGAGGGGATGCAAGTGATGGCGGTCAACTGCTGCCCGCCGTGCCCAGATCCGGAGGTGGCGCTAGGACTACCGCCCCACTCCGACTACACTTGTTTGACCGTTGTTCTCCAGGGCTCCCCTGGGCTTCAGATCATGGACCTCGAGGACTGCACCTGGAAGTCGATCCCGAAAACCCCTGGCGCCTTGCAAGTCCATGTGGGCGACCATATGGAGGTCCTGAGTGACGGTCTGTACAAAAGCGTCGTCCACAGAGCGGTCCTCAATTCGGAGCAGACCCGGATTTCCATTGCTAGCTTGCATAGTCTCGGCATGAACGAGACAGTGGAACCAGCCGAGGAACTAGTCGGCGTGCATGGGAAGAAGTATCGGGGAAGTAGCTTCAGGGATCTTCTGAACTTTCTTGCTAGCAATGACCTTGGAGAGGGCAAGAGCTTTATCAGTACTCTCATGATCAATCAATAGCTGCTGGATCCTGAACTCTGTTTTCTTTGCCCAGCTTCTGCATCCATAATGCATTGGcaaatgctttttctttcttttcacgaTAAAGCATATGAATAGGAGTTGTCGACATTTCGCTTGTTACCTTCTACTTTATACCTTTCTTGTGTCCGACTAGTatgaaattcctaattttacGCGCAAAGAAGTGATTGCTGGATCAAAGAATCAATCCTAGCACCATGATTTCATGGTTATTTGAAAGCTTAGTTTGGATGGTGTCATGACAATCTCTTgctaggaaaaatagaaaacagaGCTACTTAAAGACGACACATACTTAAGGAATTTGAAACAATGACAATAACAATGATAGTTGTTAATTCTGGCCcaaataataaaattaggataattagcaaaaaagtcctaaaattattacaattatgctaattcaatccaaaactttttttttttgggtcaattgagtcctatacCTTTTGGAATTGtcccaattcagtccatttggctggcCGGCGCTAACGtagttaatttttaataatattttaataattttagaatttttttaataattttttctatcttttttttttttttttttttttttgaaattttttaaaaaatggcccAAAGTGCCATCGTTTTCTTAATAAGGGCTTGAATtgaatcttgttttaaataagagcctgaagtgctcaaattattgcAAAGAAGGGCCTAATCGAAGGacaattttgtcttttactttttttaaaattttttttatgtttttctttttaccttttctttctatttttgttttttttgtttttcccttcccCTCTTGTTCATCATCTCCCCCGCACGTTTTCTTGGTGGGGACATGTCGAAAGACCTACACCAATGCCTTTACCTGTGAGAGCCACCTTCTCCCGCGATCAACGCTAGTCATCGCGGCCACAAACGCTTTTACTTGGGCAGCGTAGGGCTACCCTCGCCTAGGCGATAGTCCCCTCACCTTGCTGGTGAGGATGAAAGACACCGGCATTGAAACTCACCTTGCTGGTGACAAAGGATGCTGAAGGCCGCGGAATCGCGGTGGAGGACGCCATGGATTGCAGTCGCGATTCGAGCTAATGCGGCGTCGTGGAGTGAGGTGAAATAGAGGTGAGATGGGATTTCGAGGAAATGAGATCGTGAGAtggagaggagaagaaggatTTGTACTCGGTGCTTGAATTTGTAACTTCTTTGCTttatctattttccttttttgtgtcTGAAAATGGGGATGGATCGTGCAGGGGTCGACCATATGACTCGGGCCTGACCATACTGGGTTGGACGACGAAAGTTGTGTGCTGGTGGAAGGCGCCAACAACGTCTGCACGACGGCGACCGAAGAAAGAGTCCAATGGCGTTGTTGGTGAAAAGCAGTTGGAGGGAGTCCCAGTGCTCATCCGCGCGCGTTCGAGTTTCGACCTATAGCTATCGTTGCCACTCACCGTAGAGCTGATATGGCCCGTCCTCTCTCGTCTCTTTTAGCCAAGAAACCATGGGGCTTGACGGTAGAGTTGAGTGAGATGAAAGAGAGAGTAAAAGCTCCGACGTTGGTTGCGATGCAAGGAACGCGGCTGGAGGTGGTGTCATCACTGTGCAGCAAGTAGCATCGCGGCTCATACGGGTCACCAGGATCCGTCATAGCAACTTAGTTTATACAAAGCAGCCAGTAGAGCCCAACATTGAGGACGATAGTGGCAGCGCAGAAAATAGAGTTTCACGGTGCCCAGGCAGCGACTAGGAGGTGTCGGTCTTGCTGGATTTGATCAAGATGTTGGCAGTAGCATTTACGACGCCACTAGTTTGTGGATGTGGTGACCAGCATCGACGGTGGGAGAAGGAGGCTCCAACAATTGAAGGCATTGGTGCAGGTCTTCCGGGGACATCCCCATGAAGAAGACGTGCTgggggagat is a genomic window containing:
- the LOC115742796 gene encoding 2-oxoglutarate-dependent dioxygenase 21, chloroplastic, whose translation is MPARPTESKDTWKTSESAQEQGLEYVRDAYQVPLSDRPSLFPDTADVPLIDLGGLWKDPARRPAVFKDIGNACRCSGFFQIVNHGICQTVMDEALHAASSFLGLPAEEKMKYMSSNVHEPVRYATSLKDGIDKIQFWRVFLEHYAHPLEHWMGHWPENPPHYRYRLFHLPEKMGKFCAEARNLTVKLMEAITEGLGLGPSYLTSKMEEGMQVMAVNCCPPCPDPEVALGLPPHSDYTCLTVVLQGSPGLQIMDLEDCTWKSIPKTPGALQVHVGDHMEVLSDGLYKSVVHRAVLNSEQTRISIASLHSLGMNETVEPAEELVGVHGKKYRGSSFRDLLNFLASNDLGEGKSFISTLMINQ